TTCATGCTGTGCAGTAAAGATCCTGTAAGCATACTAGTAACTCTCTGTGTGCACCTGATAGTTCCCAGTTTTCTTCTAGATTCCCCTGGCTTGTTGTAAAACTTGCAGAAATAACGTGTTTCCTTTTCCTTGGTGATTAATTACACCCAtcttgtggttttttttttctttttccaattaggaaacaaactttagagaaccagtgGACGTCCTGTCGAAAGAAGAAGTTGAAAATATGGAATTTAGATATTACAACTCCAAAATGCACAAAGCAGCTTTTGAGCTCCCCGAGTTTGCCAGAAAGGTAAATGTTGTCAAATGATAATTGGAATTCTGATTTATATGCCATCAGGGCTTCTAAAATGTTAACCTCTCCGCTTTTCTCTCAATATCTTTTCGATCATTGACAGGTACTCAGTGACCCTTGATCGGCCACAACCATCATGTTCAAGACCTACCCTGGTCCACAAACAGACCTCTGCCAAGGAAATCTCAGCAGGTTCAGCACCTCTGAAGAGAGAAGTTTCCCTCCTTCCAGTCTCTAATATCTTGATGTTGAGTAATTTTTGGGATGTCTTTAGTTTCTTTGTTTGTGGTCTTTGAAGTCTTTTTGTGATGACAAATTTAAAGAACTGGTCTGCAATTAAAGAGAATTATCATCAACTTGACAGGCTTTGGTGAATCTACACATTACAAAATGTCTTGCATACTTTGAAGTATGAATGACATCTACTTGTGTACTTTTGTTGTTGGCAAAGAAGATGAAGCACTACTTAGCTTTAAACATGAATTTGATTTGGAATCGTTTTTCCTTTTATGTGAGTCCATTTTGCAGTATACTCATAATCTGTTCAGCAACAGGCCTGTATGCAGAATCATTACACTGTGAagtttttaaacagaaaaaatattatttgtgaAACCACAATACTAGTTagccaaaaataaaactatacCCAATCCTTAGATTTGAGTGTGAGgttcatgtatttattcattcatttgtgaAATGTGATAAACCGGTGACATAAAAGCAGTTATAGTTTTCTTTCAATCACTATTTTTCACAGGTATGCACTTCACAATGCAACATTTATTTCTGGGGTTGAAGTCAAATGTCTAAAAATATTGGTGATGTAAAAGAAAATGGGTCTATGGGgagataataataaataaacaagggAAAATTATTCTTTTGCACAGCTTTTACCAAACTTCAGGGTGCTGTGGCCCAATTGCCAAAACCGTAGGTCAACCATAACATGAGACTTGACCTTCTTATTTTTTACttcataaacagaaaaattcaaagcaaatgcCTGGTTTACATTAATACCAAAAGACAGAATTGGCATAGCCATGGCATTTATTTTGTGAAGATAGACAAAATGTCCCAGTAACATTACATTGTAGTTAAATGTTTAATGGAGTATCATCAGTTAATTCAGCACCAGTCAAACCATTACACCCACTCTGTACATCAAACAAAATAAGCTCGTAAAGAAGGATAAATGGAACTGTGTTACAGTGTTTTTCCTGTATGTTCGAACATGTTTCAAAAAACTGTGCTTGACGCTctgaaaataaactgaaaaagttAGCTGCTTATTCCTTACTGTAAAGTAATGTTTTTGCTAAATGAAATACAGCTCTCAAAACcatgttttgccttttaaaaactagTTTCTTCCACCAAAATTATACACACAGCTATATCAAATGCAAAACACTACCATGAAAAGGGTTCAGGTGTGTTTGGGCTTCACGAGCTTATGTTACATATTTAATTGCAAACAGGTGTGCAGAACTCCACGTAGTATGTAGGTACACTCAGTAATGTCACCTATGTAAGTACTatgaaaaacactacaaagaaTATCATTGCACAGAAGCCGAACAgtaaatatatgtaaatatatatatgtacacagtgtaaaacacattttctggcATTAAAGACTACTGTGTTGCTCAAAACCAGCAGGACAAGCTGCCAAGCTTCAGTCATGGTTAGGCTACAGTTCAAAACATGGTCTACCAATGTAATGCGCAGTAGCTGCTCCAGTATTTTCAGAGCTTCCTGTACTGAAAATGCTGGAATGCTGCTGAAAAAGGAAGCTCCCATTCATTTATGCACTTCAGTGAGTTTACTGAATATTATGCTCTGATTTAGTTGATGCTGGTTATACCTGCAATGTGAAAAGTCTTACACCCACCTATTAACCATACACTAAACAGCACATCGCTTTGAAGTAATGatttcaaatgattaaaaagagaaaaaaaaagctaaacttCCGACTCAGCTCTTGaaataccttcatatttattatatttactTCCAGGAAAATGATCCTTACTCTCTGGCAACAGCACAGAGACAAAGTTCTGTGTATATAACTTGTCTGATCACTCTTTATAAATCCTGCATTAACTTGTTCATCTTCATATGTAATGTGGTTCAagtgttttaaatgatgttcCACCATCAACACTGCTCCTAGTCTTCTACAGTAAATGCTGGTATGAGCATTGCTTTAATTACAACAATAAGGCCCAAGTGCACTTCATTTTTCAGGCACAAGATGGCACACTTTTACTTGTTTTGAGGAATCATTTTCACGTGGtgtaatgattaaaataaatttatcctaatttgcttttaaaatctTGCTTGGTAAAGGAATATCACTTTGtatttcaggaaatgtttgtACTAGAAAGAAAAGCCCCTTGGTTGGTATCTGAAGTTCAGATcagtcaattttgctgtgtgaAGTCACTGTTACCCACAGTTGCATCAAATCTGGGCCTGCTTCTTGTGGAGTAAAGCTCAGTCCCAAGGGGTTTCctaatacaatttaattaacTTTCttaaaggtgtttaaaaaagaaaagaaaggaaaaaggaaaagaagagggaaaaacGAAATGTGACTTTATAATACATTAAACAAAGTtgctgtcaaaataatgaaCAATCATTTAATGGTGTTGTATATGGTAGGCTATGGTAAATATAGTGCATTAGCTTAGTGCATTGGCAGCATACGCTTCTCAGTGTAATCCTACAATACCCCAGGTGACTGATTGTATTTAccatacaaaataaataagttGTGTTTAgaattgcattgtttttgtggttgatttaaaagtttctcttttttgatGGCACATGGTCTCAACCCGTCACTCTCTTAAGCCATCTGTGCTGTTTCCGACTTGCGCATGCGCAATAATGCGTCACTGTGATTTAGCTAAGCTTCGAGCTTCACGTGGACTACTACAGCGCACATTCGGCTCTCGCCATAGGGCGGGGTCATGGTGTAAAGTCAAACAAACTATATATGAACCGGTAAGTCCTGACAACCATTGGCTCTGGAAACAGCCAGTCACTGGCGTGAACCGCGTCCCATTCGTTGCAACACGAGACATCATGTTTAGCTGTTAGGAAATTGTGAAATGTCACATCTTTGTCGTAACTTACTCACATCGCCACACTTGTAGACACATCACTGTTACTTGTGTGTGATAGTAGCCAACATGGACCACATTAAAGACGGATGGTTTACAGAAACGTGCACGTTATGGCCGGGGCAGGCGATGAGCCTTCAAGTCGAAGAGGTCCTCTACCATAAGAAATCCAAATTTCAAGACGTTATGGTTTTCAAGAGGTGAGGATTGGAGCCACATAACTTAGCTAACGGTGCTAGCTGTCGACGTCTTATTGGAAATGAATGGGCAATCCGGAACTCGTGAGATCATAGGAACTTTCTTCAGCTGACTGAGAGTTGCACCGTTTGCTTCAAGTTTTAGCTAACTATAAGAACACATTAATAGCTCAGAAAGACCGTTTCAGGATAAGACCTGTTAGTACAACGCTGTCTCTGAGTTATGTGAGACATTTCATAGCATTGACAAGTTAACCAGAATCGCTTATGTTTGTAACTGTGTTCAAGCGCTAGACATTAAGTCAATCAGGGTGTTCAAGCTTGCTTTCCAACCTGTTATCCTTTTCCCCTCTAATTTTACTTTGCAGTAAAACCTATGGCAATGTCTTGGTTCTGGATGGAGTGATCCAGTGCACAGAGAGAGATGAGTTTGCATACCAAGAGATGATTGCCAACCTTCCTCTGTGCAGCCACCCGTGCCCCAAGAAGGTATCACTCTTTAAGTATAGCAGGGTTGTTCATGGATCTGCTGTATTACTACACACTGAATGACCcattcttccttccttcctccctcaATTTCCAGGTCCTGATTATAGGGggtggtgatggtggtgtgCTGAGGGAAGTTGTGAAGAATCCTCTGGTGGAATCTGTGGTTCTGTGTGAAATAGATGAGGTATGAGGATGTAGCCATACAGAACCACTGTTTATCTCAGTACTGCATCTTAGTAATGCCTGCTTCTTTTGATATTGTTGATGTATTTTAGGATGTCATCAATGCATCAAAGAAATACCTCCCTGGGATGGCTAAAGGATTTTTCAGTCCAAAGCTTACCCTACATGTTGGAGACGGCTTTGAATTCATGAAGCAGAACCAGGATGCCTTTGACGTCATCATTACTGATTCCTCAGACCCTGTTGGTAAGTGTAACTTATTACCTTTTTTGAAGCTCTGACTGGAGGCAGTCTTGTTCTTACCTCTGTTTTTATGCTGCAGGACCTGCTGAGAGTTTGTTCAAGGAGTCTTACTATCAACTGATGAAGGCAGCG
This window of the Cheilinus undulatus linkage group 11, ASM1832078v1, whole genome shotgun sequence genome carries:
- the srm gene encoding spermidine synthase — protein: MDHIKDGWFTETCTLWPGQAMSLQVEEVLYHKKSKFQDVMVFKSKTYGNVLVLDGVIQCTERDEFAYQEMIANLPLCSHPCPKKVLIIGGGDGGVLREVVKNPLVESVVLCEIDEDVINASKKYLPGMAKGFFSPKLTLHVGDGFEFMKQNQDAFDVIITDSSDPVGPAESLFKESYYQLMKAALRNDGILCSQGECQWLHLELIKEMRTFCKTLFPVVDYAYGTIPTYPSGQIGFMLCSKNPETNFREPVKALSKEEMENMSLKYYNPEIHKASFVLPEFARKVLNDA